The proteins below come from a single Miscanthus floridulus cultivar M001 chromosome 1, ASM1932011v1, whole genome shotgun sequence genomic window:
- the LOC136545417 gene encoding LOW QUALITY PROTEIN: thioredoxin-like 1-2, chloroplastic (The sequence of the model RefSeq protein was modified relative to this genomic sequence to represent the inferred CDS: inserted 2 bases in 1 codon), which translates to MAAAQAVAKGSVVSPCGNRAASGLLGRRRGAVAARMAPSAVRIGGSWRKTAFPGGRVALGTRRSRPSSRSLFASPAQMNMNLAIGKSMRWWEKGLQPNMREIESAQDLVDSLTNAGDKLVIVDFFSPGCGGCRALHPKICQFAEQNPDVLFLQVNYEEHKSMCYSLHVHVLPFFRFYRGAQGRLCSFSCTNATIKKFKDALAKHKPDRCSLGPTRGLEESELLALAANKDLQFTYTKEPELIPRGDAPREVIASEPAKLPAATKPLVRLGSEERSXWSLQEDEMHDYLQDDQMLPFCTVPWFLMCTGCSFSW; encoded by the exons ATGGCGGCAGCGCAGGCGGTCGCGAAGGGGAGCGTGGTGTCGCCGTGCGGCAATCGAGCGGCGTCGGGCCTCCTTGGCAGGCGGAGGGGTGCCGTGGCGGCGCGGATGGCGCCGTCGGCGGTGCGGATCGGGGGCTCCTGGAGGAAGACCGCGTTTCCTGGCGGGAGGGTAGCCTTAGGGACGAGGAGATCCAGGCCCTCGTCCCGGAGTCTATTCGCGTCGCCGGCGCAG ATGAACATGAACCTTGCGATTGGGAAATCCATGAGGTGGTGGGAGAAGGGGTTGCAGCCCAACATGCGTGAGATCGAGTCCGCCCAAGACCTTGTCGATTCCTTGACCAACGCCGGCGACAAGCTCGTCATCGTCGACTTTTTCTCCCCTGGCTGCGGCGGCTGCCGTGCTCTTCACCCGAAG ATTTGTCAATTTGCGGAGCAGAACCCAGATGTGCTGTTCTTGCAAGTGAACTACGAGGAGCACAAGTCTATGTGCTACAGCCTTCATGTCCATGTCCTACCCTTCTTCAGATTCTACAGGGGAGCACAGGGACGACTCTGCAGCTTCAGTTGTACAAACGCAACA ATTAAGAAGTTCAAGGATGCACTTGCGAAGCACAAGCCAGATAGATGTAGCCTTGGCCCAACCAGGGGGCTAGAGGAATCGGAGTTATTAGCCTTGGCCGCAAACAAGGACCTGCAGTTCACCTACACCAAGGAGCCAGAACTGATTCCCAGGGGAGATGCTCCTCGGGAGGTCATTGCTTCCGAGCCTGCGAAGCTTCCTGCGGCCACAAAGCCTTTGGTCAGGCTGGGGTCCGAGGAGAGGTC TTGGTCTCTTCAGGAAGATGAGATGCATGATTATCTTCAGGATGATCAGATGCTTCCATTCTGTACAGTTCCGTGGTTCTTGATGTGTACAGGTTGTAGCTTCTCATGGTAG